The segment ACCTGATAGGTTGGTTTCTTTTTGTGAAAAACTATATGATATATCTCAAAATTATCATAGCTAGATTATTTACACTAATATTGAAATTTAGTAAGAGTAATTCATGTCAAAACCAATTAAAATTTTAATTGACGAGATGGATGATGGCTGGGACGACAAACTTCGTAAATTAGGGTATGATGCATACAGCGTAAAGAAACTTCGCAATGATGGTCTAAAACTACGTACTGATTATTCTGTGATTAATTATGCAAAGGAAAACGACATGATCCTAGTTACACGTGATACTGAAAGCGGTCAGGCATGCGAAGAAAATAATCTCCCTTTCATATTGCTTGACAATGAAGAGATTTTCAAAATAGTAGTTGATAAATTAAAGAATATTTGATATCTAGTTTACGCTCTCTGTTCCTATTTGAGATATTCTTAGATTTCCTATTACTTCATTTAGAAATTCTTCTTCTGGTTGATGAACAATTATCTCCATCAGACCCTCCCAGCAATCACTAATTTTTCTAGTAATCTGCGAGAACATTCTATCTTTTTTAAATGTGGGATAATGTGCTAATAGTTTCATTACTCCATCAATTGATTGGACAATATGGATAAGATGAATTGTTGTTCGTAGTCTTTCTTGAAACTCTAATTTGTTTTGCTCAATAATTGCTCTGAACTCTTTTATGTCTTCAAAAATAACTTCAATTTCTTTATGCACACCTTTGAGCTGATTGTTTACAGTCTCTGATATGTTAATAATTTGATATTCGATATGGGATTTACTGTACATCTTTTTTTCAACTTCCCCTGATTCTACAAGTGAGCTAATTTCTCGGTGAACCATTTTTTCATTTCCAACTCTTTTTATCACTCTACTTGTAAGATCGCTTCCGCGAATTTTTCCGCTCTCGTTTAGTACACGTAAAATTTCTGTTCTAATAATGTCAGAATCCATATTTTTTTGTACTGAATCCATTCACTTAAATGTACAAATATTTTTTGTGGCTATTTAGTTAGCCATTTGGATCTTCATTTGCTATACTTTTCTAATACCTTGGATTCGCCGTCTTTTTTTAACTCTTCGATGAGTTTTTCTAAAATTTTAATCCCGTTTATGATTGGCTCTTTGTCTATCTTTTTGTTTTCTAGCTTTTGTTTTAGTACCATCTTTTCATTGTGTATGAAACTCAAAAGACTAACCCTACCTTGTATGTCCAAATTGATGTAAAATTTTACATAATCCCTTGTAGTCTTTATGCCCATATTTTCAATGATTTTTTCTACTA is part of the Nitrosarchaeum sp. genome and harbors:
- a CDS encoding DUF5615 family PIN-like protein → MSKPIKILIDEMDDGWDDKLRKLGYDAYSVKKLRNDGLKLRTDYSVINYAKENDMILVTRDTESGQACEENNLPFILLDNEEIFKIVVDKLKNI